The following nucleotide sequence is from Betaproteobacteria bacterium.
TTCAGCGCCTCCGGCAGATAGCCGTCGTCGAAGTACTGCATCACGCTCACCGCGCCGTGGCGCTTGGACAGGCGCTCGCCGTCTTCCCCCAGGATCATCGGGACGTGCCCGAACAGGGGCACTTCGGCCCCAAGCGCGCGGTAGATGTTGATCTGCCGGGGCGTGTTGTTCACGTGGTCGTCGCCGCGGATCACGTGCGTGATGTTCATGTCCCAATCGTCGATCACCACACCAAAGTTATAGGTGGGCACCCCGTCCGCCCGCATGATCACCAGGTCGTCCAGTTCCTCATTGGCAAAGCTGATCGGGCCCTTGACCAGGTCGTCCCACGTCACCGTGCCGTCGTCCGGATTGCGGAAGCGGATGACCGGCTGCACGCCCTCCGGCGGTGTCTTCCCCCGCGCGCGCTCCGGCCGCCACCGGCCGTCGTACCGCGGCTTCAACCCGGCCGCCCGCTGCTGCTCCCGCATGGTGTCCAGTTCTTCCTTCGAGGCATAACACCGGTAGGCATGGCCGGAGGCCAGCAACTGCTCCACGACCTCCCGGTACCGGTCCAGCCGCTGCATCTGATAGAACGGCCCCTCGTCGTAGTCCAGCCCCAGCCAATCCATGGCATCCAGAATGGCCTGGGTGGAGGCCGCCGTGGAACGCTCCGTATCCGTATCTTCGATGCGCAGGATGAACTTGCCGCCGTGGCGGCGGGCATAGGCCCAGGAGAACAGCGCAGTGCGGGCGCCGCCGATGTGCAGATAGCCCGTGGGGCTGGGCGCGAAGCGGGTTCGGATCATGATGCGAGGGGTCTGTTTCGGGGAAAGGTCGCGATTCTACGTAAGGGCCTCTGGGGAGCGGCCCTGCTTACATTCCTGGACGAGACAGATGGCCAAGCCTGAAATGCTGGGCCGAGAGGAAAACCTGGACTACGAACGGCGGATTGTGGTGGGCAGTAGTGGGATCGAACCACTGACCCCTGCCGTGTGAAGGCAGTGCTCTACCGCTGAGCTAACTGCCCGCCGCGAGAGGGGGCGAATTAAAGCATAGGCGGTTGAGGTCGGTCAAACGGCGTCAAAAGGGCCCGCAGAGCCCTACTTCGTTACCCCATCTGCTCCGCCAGGACCGTCCGAACGGAAGATGTAACAGCCTGGCAGCGACTCACGACAGCACTTTAGAAGTCAGTGGTTCGATCCCACTACTGCCCACCAAGAATTCCGCCGTCAGTATCGCGATCCAGTCGCTCAAGCTTTACGCGCCGAAGCTCACGCTTCTGCGGGTTTAGTGGCATTCATGCGCAATTCCAAGTCGCCTTCCCGTTGGCGTTTGCCTCAGCCCTAACAACGCCTTTCACGACAAGCGGAGCATTGGTCTGCCGTCTTCGCGATCTATCGCAATTTGTAGCCGCGAATTGCGGACGGCGAAGGATCGCTTGCTCGTAGGCAAACTTCTGGTGCATGCACATCATCTCCCGGAAATGGATGGACGGTCGCTGGGGCCGCTGCCACGCGCCCGCGGCATGCAACGGCCCTTTCACGAGAAACAAATTCGCGCGGAAACTTCTCGCGACGGCGTGTGGCCGATCTAGGGGTGCGCGGCTCGCGGTTCGCTGTCTCGGGCCTGTTGGTGGGGACCTCGGGTCAGGGCATGGCTGTCCTCGTGCCCTGATTCAGTGGCTCGTCTGGCCCAGACACGCACACAGGTGCGCCCGGGTCTCGGCGTCTTCGATCCACACGTGACACCCGCTGATGCCGCGGGTGAGCAGGATACGGTAGGCCTGGGCAAGGGCGGCGCGCAGTCTTTCGTGCGCCTGACCGGGGTTTCCCTCGGCACGCACGGCACT
It contains:
- a CDS encoding DUF2075 domain-containing protein: MRGFDFDTVGVLWLGDLVWRGNQWRADVAHVHDTGLDRSVSAVRAEGNPGQAHERLRAALAQAYRILLTRGISGCHVWIEDAETRAHLCACLGQTSH